In the Mesorhizobium sp. M1D.F.Ca.ET.043.01.1.1 genome, AGAAGCCCTTTGTTGGCTCCGTCCTGCGGAAGCGTCCTGTCCTTGAAGACGCAATGCGCCCTTCGTTAGTAGGACTAGAAATCGCCGGCGATATTGGCGCGCGGGCAGGCTCCCTTCTTTATGGGCTAAATGCTCCCACCAAGGGCCATGGTGAAGGCTGGGTGTCTGCTGTGACATACTCTCCGAGTCTCAAAAAAAATATCGCGTTGGCGCTTCTGTCGCGGGGACCGCAGCGTTTCGGCGAGACGATCCAGGTCGTCGATTTCGTGGGCAATCAAAGACTGGAAGCGAAAGTGGTCTCCCATCATTTCTTCGACCCTGAAGGACATCGCCAGAATGGGTGACAGGCTTGATTTGCCCGTCGGTGGCGCAACCAGTCACGACCGGGATGTCACGATCAATGAAATAGAACTGGGGTATCTGACCCAGCTCGCAGGCTGGGGAAAGTTCAACGAAAGGGCGAACGAAGCTCTTCGAGCAAAAGGCCTCGCGCTGCCAGATGGCTACCGTTTATCGGTGCACCGTGGGTCGACGACAGTTTGGCGTATTGCGCCTGATCGGGTGCTGGTTCGGTCGGACACCGCTCTTAGCTTTGAAAGCGCGACAGATCTTGCAGTGCTGGATTTGTCTGACTCCCGTGTATGTTTGATGCTGGAAGGGCCAGGCGCTAGCGGGCTTCTCAGTCGCGTCGCTTCTCTGGATTTCTCCGATATGGCTTTTGACATTGGCTCGTTCGCCCAGACGGCTATCCACCATGTCAGTGTCCTCATCGACCATTCCGGTCCCGATCAGTTCGCAATCCTCATCCCAACGACATATGCGACGTCACTCACCAGTTACTTCGCAGATCATCTCATGGGCAGGGAGGCGACCAAGTCAGGAAATGGTTAAATTAGCGAAGGAGTGACACTCCGATGGTCTTGTATCTGTCCTTTCTGCGATTAACCTCTCATTGCCTCCAAACGAGCACTGCCTGCGAGGAGCGTCCCATGGAACGCAATCCGCTGAGCTCCGACCCAGCTCGATGCGTAGATGTGGTCGAAGGTTCAGCACCGAGCGATCCCCGCCATTGTGCGCCTATAGCTAATACAGCTGGCATCAGATCGGCCTCGCTCCGCCCACCTTCAAAGTATAAGCGGATCGCCTGTCCAGCTCGATCTCCATCTGACGTCGCTCTCTTCGAACTTCTTGATACGGGCGAGTAACAGTGGCTTGGGGACATTCAATGGTTGACCCTAGAGTCTCGCTCTACCACCTCCGAGAGCTACCTCAACGACTAGGCGAGGGCCTAAGGTTTCAGCTCACGAGAGATATATTTGACCATCATCTCGATCGCAACGTCTGCCAGTATTCGTATACGCATCAAGGACGGCAGTCTGGCCACCATTAACAAACTGGAGGATAAAATATTGGCAACTCCTAATCTCATCGAAAGTGACAAACTTGACCCAGCCTATGTAGACGCGATTCGCGACGGGCTGAGGGACTACAATCAAAGCAAGATCGGCCTGCCTGGCGGCGTGCCGCTGGTGATCGCGGCTGAAGACCCTGAATCGGGTACAATTGTGGGTGGTCTGATCGGATCGACAGTTCACGCAGTTCTTTATGTGGAACAGCTCTTCATCGACGATGCGCACCGTGGCACGGGCCTAGGCGCACGGGTCCTTGCCGCCGGCGAGGAAGCCGCACGCCGGCGTGGATGTCGTACTGCTGTACTTTGGACAGCCACGTTTCAGGCGCCCGCATTCTACGAGCGTCGAGGCTGGGAAGCATTTGGCGAAGTGGAATGTGCACCTCCCGGCGAGAAGGTAATTTTCCTGCGTCGATGCCTTTGATCATGAAGGCAATACGGCCTCTCAGTTGGCGTACGTCGCATCATACCGATAGGCGCCGCAGGCAATCAACCGCCGGGGATGGCTTGGTGTTATCGCCGGTCGAGGTGATATCGATCACGCGCGCATCGATCTGACCACAAAGCTCACACCGCCTGTGCCAGTCGGATCCTTACGCGACAACCGAGGGCCTCAGGCACAACATAGCGCCGATATGGCCAGTGCACAGATCGTCGACGAGCCGCTCCAAAGTGGGGCGCTCCAGTTTGCGGCGCTTTCGACACTCTGGCCGACTGACGCTCAAGATTCGACAATGATCATTTTCGTAGCGCCACGACTTGCGGCGCCAGCCAACCAATTATGAGCAGTGCGGTTGGAGAAGCCTGCAGGCAAGCGGACGACCTCTCCGTCGGAAAGAACCTCGAAGAGCAGCCTTTCACAGCAAATGTTTTCGCAAGCTGGGCGCAAGTCAGCAACACTTCCATAGCGCCTTGCCTTATTGTCAAAGGGCTAATCCTTCGGCGGGCAGGAGCTGTGAAAAACTACTGGTACGCGTGTCGAAAGCTTACAACGTGTACAATGCAGAACGGATCTGGCTCGTGGCGATCCGAGCGGGATGCGGCCTCACAAGAGCCGAAGCCTGGAGTTCACTATTGGGCCGCCCGCCCTAGGGTGGCGGCTCGAAACCATCGTGTGTTAG is a window encoding:
- a CDS encoding GNAT family N-acetyltransferase, with translation MTIISIATSASIRIRIKDGSLATINKLEDKILATPNLIESDKLDPAYVDAIRDGLRDYNQSKIGLPGGVPLVIAAEDPESGTIVGGLIGSTVHAVLYVEQLFIDDAHRGTGLGARVLAAGEEAARRRGCRTAVLWTATFQAPAFYERRGWEAFGEVECAPPGEKVIFLRRCL